In Hamadaea flava, a genomic segment contains:
- a CDS encoding ABC transporter ATP-binding protein yields the protein MTEPTPTPALSVRKLSVTFHSRRGDIPAVADVGFDVAPGELVALLGESGSGKSVTARAVMGLHTGSAEVRADRIALSGTDLRTLPDRDLRALRGSRMSMVFQDALSALNPVLSIGDQIGELFREHRDMSRRAARQQATDLLGLVGIPAPTQRVGDYPHQFSGGMRQRILIAMAIALEPELVIADEPTTALDVTVQAQILELLDDLRRQLNMAVLLITHDLGVVSEVADRTMVMYAGRIVEASTTEQLLGAPAHPYAQALLRSVPQAGQIGDDLYAIPGTPPDPRRQPSGCPFHPRCDQVVDLCRSERPALRSLPGDRAAACHRAEEVMHAVA from the coding sequence ATGACCGAACCGACCCCCACCCCGGCGCTGTCGGTCCGGAAGCTGTCGGTGACGTTCCACAGCCGCCGCGGCGACATCCCCGCCGTGGCCGACGTCGGCTTCGACGTCGCCCCCGGTGAACTCGTCGCCCTGCTCGGCGAGTCCGGATCAGGCAAATCGGTCACCGCGCGGGCCGTCATGGGTCTGCACACCGGGTCCGCCGAGGTCCGGGCCGACCGCATCGCGCTGTCCGGGACCGACCTGCGCACGCTGCCCGACCGCGACCTGCGCGCGCTTCGCGGCAGCCGGATGAGCATGGTCTTCCAGGACGCGCTGTCGGCCCTCAACCCGGTGCTGTCGATCGGCGACCAGATCGGCGAGCTGTTCCGCGAGCATCGCGACATGTCCCGGCGGGCGGCCCGGCAGCAGGCGACCGACCTGCTCGGCTTGGTCGGCATCCCGGCGCCCACCCAGCGGGTCGGCGACTATCCCCACCAGTTCTCCGGCGGCATGCGCCAGCGCATCCTGATCGCGATGGCCATCGCGCTGGAGCCCGAACTCGTCATCGCCGACGAGCCGACGACCGCGTTGGACGTGACCGTTCAGGCCCAGATCCTGGAACTGCTCGACGACCTGCGCCGCCAGCTGAACATGGCGGTCCTGCTGATCACCCACGATCTGGGCGTCGTCTCCGAGGTCGCCGACCGGACCATGGTCATGTACGCCGGGCGCATCGTCGAGGCGAGCACGACCGAACAACTGCTCGGCGCACCCGCCCACCCGTACGCCCAGGCGCTGCTGCGCTCGGTTCCGCAGGCCGGGCAGATCGGCGACGACCTGTACGCCATCCCCGGCACCCCGCCGGACCCGCGCCGCCAGCCCTCGGGCTGCCCGTTCCACCCCCGCTGCGACCAGGTCGTCGACCTGTGCCGCAGCGAACGGCCCGCACTTCGCTCGCTGCCGGGCGATCGTGCCGCCGCCTGCCACCGTGCCGAGGAGGTTATGCATGCCGTCGCCTGA
- a CDS encoding dipeptidase — MLEPAKRYTGYTAYDYLEAGKDYKEFAYAQQIGRVAPYAGLDLSDSQKERTTRLLREEIVISLHDHVQVFPQDMTQLRDHIRQGREPTGYEGLSRSGMTAVFDNGMDGTCCISSDAGWKYQDVLFDLGVRMADLAHQDFVVKAETLKDIYRAHETGRVAHVFALEAATMIENEVDRLDVLYGFGVRQIGIAYSEANMLGSGLKERGDGGLTYFGEKAVERMNKLGLAIDISHSGDRTALDVVKHSTKPVFITHCGSRTVWPINRMKPDDVIKACAERGGVLGLEAAPHTTLSHAHPAHSLESVMDHFVHCVDLIGIDHVTFGPDTLFGDHVGLHDAFAANLSTKEAHGAVQFPKVEYVDGLENPAECFFNIIGWLVKHDYSDDEIRKVVGGNTIRVLEEVWV; from the coding sequence ATGCTCGAACCGGCGAAGCGCTACACCGGATACACCGCGTACGACTATCTGGAAGCCGGCAAGGACTACAAGGAGTTCGCGTACGCCCAGCAGATCGGCCGCGTCGCCCCGTACGCCGGGCTGGACCTCTCGGACAGCCAGAAGGAGCGCACGACGCGTCTGCTGCGGGAGGAGATCGTCATTTCGCTGCACGACCACGTGCAGGTGTTCCCGCAGGACATGACGCAGTTGCGCGACCACATCCGCCAGGGCCGCGAACCCACCGGCTACGAGGGCCTGTCCCGCTCGGGCATGACCGCCGTGTTCGACAACGGGATGGACGGCACCTGCTGCATCTCCAGCGACGCCGGCTGGAAGTACCAGGACGTGCTGTTCGACCTCGGCGTACGCATGGCCGACCTGGCCCACCAGGACTTCGTCGTCAAGGCCGAGACGCTCAAGGACATCTACCGCGCTCACGAGACCGGCCGGGTGGCGCACGTGTTCGCCCTCGAAGCCGCCACGATGATCGAGAACGAGGTCGACCGGCTCGACGTGCTCTACGGATTCGGCGTACGCCAGATCGGCATCGCCTACTCCGAGGCCAACATGCTCGGCAGCGGTCTGAAGGAGCGCGGCGACGGCGGCCTGACCTACTTCGGCGAGAAGGCCGTCGAGCGGATGAACAAGCTCGGCCTGGCCATCGACATCTCCCACTCCGGCGACCGCACCGCGCTGGACGTGGTCAAGCACTCCACCAAGCCGGTCTTCATCACCCACTGCGGCTCCCGCACGGTGTGGCCGATCAACCGCATGAAGCCCGACGACGTCATCAAGGCGTGCGCCGAGCGTGGTGGCGTACTGGGGCTGGAGGCCGCGCCGCACACGACCCTCTCCCACGCCCACCCGGCCCACAGCCTGGAATCGGTGATGGACCACTTCGTGCACTGCGTCGACCTCATCGGGATCGATCACGTCACGTTCGGGCCAGACACGCTGTTCGGTGATCACGTCGGCCTGCACGACGCGTTCGCGGCGAACCTGTCCACCAAGGAGGCGCACGGCGCCGTGCAGTTCCCGAAGGTGGAGTACGTCGACGGCCTGGAGAACCCGGCCGAATGCTTTTTCAACATCATCGGATGGCTGGTCAAGCACGACTACTCCGACGACGAGATCCGCAAGGTCGTCGGCGGCAACACCATCCGGGTCCTCGAGGAGGTCTGGGTCTGA